The Streptomyces sp. HUAS CB01 genome has a segment encoding these proteins:
- a CDS encoding CBS domain-containing protein, with translation MTQLVKDVMTTGVLTLPPEASLVEAARLMRDMDVGDVLVADQGRLLGMLTDRDIAVRSVAMGHNPHVMPVRSVCTPDVLTVAPDADASQAMKAMRDHGVRRLAVVEAGHPVGVVSLGDLARAREPGSALAGISAAPPNNGA, from the coding sequence ATGACACAGCTGGTGAAGGACGTGATGACGACCGGAGTGCTGACCCTCCCGCCCGAGGCGTCGCTCGTGGAGGCGGCCCGGCTGATGCGTGACATGGACGTCGGGGACGTCCTCGTCGCGGACCAGGGCCGGCTGCTCGGGATGCTGACGGACCGGGACATCGCGGTGCGGTCGGTGGCCATGGGCCACAACCCACACGTCATGCCGGTCCGCTCCGTCTGCACCCCCGACGTTCTCACGGTCGCTCCGGACGCCGACGCCTCCCAGGCGATGAAGGCCATGAGGGATCACGGGGTGCGCCGGCTCGCCGTGGTGGAGGCCGGCCATCCGGTCGGTGTCGTCAGTCTGGGAGACCTCGCACGGGCACGGGAGCCGGGATCAGCCCTCGCCGGGATCAGCGCGGCACCGCCGAACAACGGGGCCTGA
- a CDS encoding DUF6381 family protein — protein MSTAREPVRTSEELRLMADELTRGAERCKDPEHRERLHRRAEELRRRIDTGEGAGERPPPHARQETHRPQRRGPQGPQGRRADRPRGT, from the coding sequence ATGAGCACAGCACGCGAACCGGTCAGGACGTCGGAGGAGCTCCGGCTCATGGCCGACGAGCTCACCCGCGGCGCGGAGCGCTGCAAGGACCCCGAACACCGTGAACGGCTGCATCGCAGGGCGGAGGAGTTGCGCCGCCGGATCGACACCGGCGAAGGCGCCGGGGAGAGGCCGCCGCCGCACGCGCGACAGGAGACACACCGGCCACAGCGGCGCGGCCCCCAGGGGCCGCAGGGCCGGCGGGCGGACCGGCCGCGTGGCACCTGA